In Streptomyces erythrochromogenes, the DNA window GTGCAGGCCAAGACTGCCTGCGGTGTCCCTGCCAGGCAGATGAGGACGATGCCCGCGCCCAGCGATGCGGGGACCATGCCGGCGTGAAACCAGCCCCGTAGCTTCGGCTTGATCGGTTCGACCAGCTCGGCCGCCCGCTCGACCAGGTCGGCAACCGGGTGGGAGTCCTCGGAGGCCTTCTCACGGTGCGATCCGGAGAGAGGGCCACTTGCCTCGTTCCCTCCGACCGTCGGTGCGGAAGACACACCGCCGGTTTCGATGTCGTCGCGGGACACTGCTTCCCTTCCTGCCTCGGACTGCTGGGCGTCACTGGCAACCATGTGCTCATGCTGGGAGCCCCCGCAGCAGCATGGTCCGAGGCCTGCCTCGGACCACCGGGCCGGCACCGCCGGCCGTGGCCTGTTCAGCCGCCCCGTGGTTCCGGTCCTGGGAGCATGCCGCCAACTGGGGCCGTGGAAGCCGTGCAAGTCGGCGAGCCATGGGAACGATCAGGGTCCCCCGAACGGGCCTCTCCGCTCTCCTACGTTTGCTGTAGGACGCACTCGTACCCGGCGCAGCGCGGCCTCGGCCCGGTCACGGGCCATGGTCATCGCCTCCATCTGCCGGGTTCGCAGGAACCGGGCGGGGCAGGCGGAGGCGTTTGAGGGCGAGGGCGTTGACGGCGACGATGATGCTGGATCCGGACATGGACAGGGCGGCGATCTCGGGGCGGAGGACCAGGCCGGTGGCGGGTTCGAAGATGCCTGCGGCGATGGGCAGGGCGATGGCGTTGTAGCCGATGGCCCAGCCGAGGTTCTGGCGCATCTTGCGCAGGGTGCCGCGGCCGAGGCGCAGGGCGGTGGGGACGTCCAGTGGGTCGGAGCGCATCAGGACGAGGTCGGCGGTCTCGATGGCGACGTCGGTGCCGGCGCCGATGGCGATGCCGAGGTCGGCCTGGGCGAGGGCGGGGGCGTCGTTGACGCCGTCGCCGACCATGGCGACCTTGCGTCCGCCGCGCTGGAGCTCGGCGATGGTGGCGGCCTTGTCGCCGGGAAGGACCTCTGCGATGACGGTGTCGATGCCCAGGCGCTGCGCGATCCGTTCGGCGGTGGCGTGGTTGTCGCCGGTGAGCATGACGACCTCGACGCCCAGGGCGTGCAGCTCGGTCACGGCGGCCGAAGAGGTCTCCCGTGGTGCGTCGGCGATGCCGATGAGGGCGGCGGCCAGGCCGTCGATCGTGGCGATGACGACGGTGCGGCCGGTGGCTGCGAGCTCGTCCCGCCGGGCGGCCAGCGGGCCGAGGTCCACGCCTTCGCGTTCGGCCAGTCGGCGGTTGCCCACGGCGATCCGGTGGCCGTCGACCACGGCGGTCGCCCCGTGGCCGGGCACGTTCTCGAAATGCCGGGCCTGTGCCGGACCCACGCTGCGCGACTCGGCGTGGCGTACGACCGCCTCCGCCAGCGGGTGCTCGGATTCCCGCTCGACCGCCGCGACCAGCCGGACGATCTCGTCCTCGTCGCGGCCGGGTGCGGTGATCACCTCGGTGACCTCGGGTTCGCCCTTGGTGAGGGTGCCGGTCTTGTCCATGACCACGGTCTGGATCCCGGCAGACGCTTCCAGGGCCATCGCGTTCTTGAACAGGACACCCCGCTTGGCCCCCAGGCCGGTGCCGACCATGATCGCGGTGGGAGTGGCCAGGCCCAGCGCGTCCGGGCAGGTGATGACGACCACGGTGATCGCGAACAGCATCGCGCTGCTGAAGGGCCGATCGGACGCCAGAAGCCAGACAGCGAGGGTGAGTCCGCCGCCGACCAGGGCCACGAAGATCAGCCAGAACGCGGCGCGGTCGGCGAGCCGCTGGCCCGGGGCCTTGGAGTTCTGGGCCTCCTGGACCAGCTTGACGATCTGGGCCAGTGCGGTGTCCGCGCCCACCCTGGTCGCCCGTACCCGCAGGGTGCCGTTGGCGTTGAGGGTGGCACCGACCACGGCTGAGCCCGGCGCCTTGTGCACCGGCAGGCTCTCCCCCGTCACGGTCGACTCGTCGACCTCACTCTCGCCCTCCTCCACGAGCCCGTCCGCGGCGATCTTCGCGCCGGGGCGTACGAGCAGCAGGTCACCGACGGCCACCTCGGCGGTGGCGATCTCGACGGGTTCGCCGTCCCGCAGGACGACGGCCTTGGGCGGGGCGAGGTCCAGCAGCGCGCGGATGGCGTCGTTGGCGCCACCGCGGGCGCGCATCTCGAACCAGTGGCCGAGCAGGACGAAGGACGCCAGGACGGTGGCGGCCTCGTAGAAGACCTCGCCGCCGCCGGTGAGGGTGACGATCAGCGAGTACAGCCAGCCCGCGCCGACGGCGACCGCCACCAGCACCATCATGTCCAGCGTTCCGGCGCGCAGGGCACGTACGGCACCGACGAAGAAGATCGAACACGAGTAGAAGATCACCGGCAGGCTCAGCAGGAGCGCCCACACGTCCTGACGGAGCCCGAACGGCACGGGCGCGTGCCAGCCGAAGACCTCCTCGCCGATCGGGGACCAGACCACGATCGGAATGGAGAAGATCACCGCGACGAGGAAGCGGTTGCGCATGTCGGCCACCATGGCCGCCATCGACATCCCCGCATGACCGCCATGGCCCATCGCCTCATCGGGTGACGGCACGCCCTCCGGTTCGTGCCCCGCGGGCGCGGGGCGCACGACTTCGGCTGCCCTCGCGGGACCGGGCGGATCCGGCTCGTCCATCGGGTCGCAGATGTGGGCCGGCACCGACTGGCCGGCGCAGTGGTAGCCGCACTCGGTCACCCATCCGCGCAGCTCCGCCAGCGAGGTCCGCCGCGGGTCGAAGACCACGGTGGCCGACTGCGCCACCGGGTTCACCTCTACGTCCATCACACCCGGCCGACGGCCCAGCACAGCAGCGACGGTGTTCTGCTGGGTGGCGCGGACCATGCCCCGCACGTCCAGCACTGCCGTCCTGCGCTCTTTGCCCACATCGCTCGGCTCGGAATCCCGCGGGTGTCGCATGACCGTTCACCTCCCCGGTACGTCGGTGGCCCGTTCGGTCAGAGCATTCCCTTCCGGCAGCCTGTGGCCAGCGCGGCGGCCCCGCAACGGCAGCGCGGCCCCCGGTAAATTCGGCGGCCTCCGTGACAGTGATGCGGGTCTGAACGTGCCCGCCACGCCCGGCCCGCTGTAGCGCGGGAGCAGTCACTTCCGTCCGGGGCCTGCGCCCGCGCACCTTCATGGTTTCGGGTCGGGCCCGGCCTGGCGCAGGGTGCCGAGGCGGCGTCGGTAGTCGTCCTCGTCGATCTCGCCACGAGCGAGCCTGGCGGCCAGGA includes these proteins:
- a CDS encoding heavy metal translocating P-type ATPase, whose translation is MRHPRDSEPSDVGKERRTAVLDVRGMVRATQQNTVAAVLGRRPGVMDVEVNPVAQSATVVFDPRRTSLAELRGWVTECGYHCAGQSVPAHICDPMDEPDPPGPARAAEVVRPAPAGHEPEGVPSPDEAMGHGGHAGMSMAAMVADMRNRFLVAVIFSIPIVVWSPIGEEVFGWHAPVPFGLRQDVWALLLSLPVIFYSCSIFFVGAVRALRAGTLDMMVLVAVAVGAGWLYSLIVTLTGGGEVFYEAATVLASFVLLGHWFEMRARGGANDAIRALLDLAPPKAVVLRDGEPVEIATAEVAVGDLLLVRPGAKIAADGLVEEGESEVDESTVTGESLPVHKAPGSAVVGATLNANGTLRVRATRVGADTALAQIVKLVQEAQNSKAPGQRLADRAAFWLIFVALVGGGLTLAVWLLASDRPFSSAMLFAITVVVITCPDALGLATPTAIMVGTGLGAKRGVLFKNAMALEASAGIQTVVMDKTGTLTKGEPEVTEVITAPGRDEDEIVRLVAAVERESEHPLAEAVVRHAESRSVGPAQARHFENVPGHGATAVVDGHRIAVGNRRLAEREGVDLGPLAARRDELAATGRTVVIATIDGLAAALIGIADAPRETSSAAVTELHALGVEVVMLTGDNHATAERIAQRLGIDTVIAEVLPGDKAATIAELQRGGRKVAMVGDGVNDAPALAQADLGIAIGAGTDVAIETADLVLMRSDPLDVPTALRLGRGTLRKMRQNLGWAIGYNAIALPIAAGIFEPATGLVLRPEIAALSMSGSSIIVAVNALALKRLRLPRPVPANPADGGDDHGP